The Candidatus Bathyarchaeota archaeon region AAATATAAGAATACAAGTTAAAATAAAAGCTAGAGAAACGATCTTAAAGCCTTTGTTTGAGATCAATTTTTTGTTTTTATAATCACTATAAAGAGTTTGGATTAGCAGGATAGGTATGGTGATACTGAAGACAGCATGGAATATTGAGAGCCAGACCGACCAAACAAAGTTTACCCCAAGAAACCTCCCATAAACCGCTAACTTCCCTAGATCCTGCCATTCTGGATCAAAGAAGGATTTTACAGCCAATCCCTCTTCTATAATACCATATACTAGTCCTAAAAGCATCAGTCTACTATATCCTCTACCCCATTTCACCCATAACTCTCTGACTATTATTACTCCTCCTCCGTACAGGCCCCAGAGGATTAGAAAGACAACTGGGTTAAAAAATTCTAGAGGTGGTGAAGAGCCGCTTACCATTTCTCCGATGAAAGGTGACAGAAGGGATAGTATTAATATAATTTTTATTCTCTTATCCATATTGCAAAGGTTACTCTGTTATTGGCTTTATAAATTTGTAATATTATGCACTAGAGAGGAATGATACGGATGAATATGGCTGCAATACTTGGTTTATCTTTTGGCGCTTTAAGAGAGAGAAAATTAAGGTCAGGTCTTACTATTCTTATGGTTGTTATCGGTGTTGCACTTATGACTTCTCTAAATGGATTGGGTGCAGGGATGGATAATTACATCGATGACCAGTTGGGTAATTTAGGTGCCAATATTCTAATAATTATACCTTCACAGGCAGGTGCTGAATTTGGTCAATCACAAGGAAAACCAACAATTAAGTTAACTTCTCAGACAGTTAAGACAATTGAACGTATTCGTGGCGTTGAACATGTGGCGCCTTTCTATCAAGGAGTCGTAAATATGAAGTCATGTGGTGAGGAAATGTCGGTGACTATAAGGGGTATAGATATGAACAAAGAGAAATATATTGTACCCCAAGCCGAGCTCGAATCGGGATCGCTTGTATCAACAACAGACTCAGTGGGCATGGTTCTAGGATACTATGTTGCAAATCCATCAGATCTAGATGTGCCATTTGCTAAGAGAGGACAGACTGTGATTGTTGAATATACGCTTGTTGAGATTGAAGGTGGAATAGAAAAGATAGTCACCAAAGAAAAGAGTTTTCAGATAAAAGGCATATGGAAAGAGATTGGTAGCCAAAGTATGGATACTTATGCATATTTGTCTCCAGCAGCTGCAAATCAGTTATTAAATAAAGAAAGCATATACGACGGTATTATAGCAGTTACTCGACACCCAGATGATAATGATGCGGTTGAAGAGAGAATTCAGAAAGCATATGGCAAGAACGTCGGTATAATCTCCCCAAAAGCTCTCGCTGAGACTATAAAGGATG contains the following coding sequences:
- a CDS encoding ABC transporter permease, translated to MIRMNMAAILGLSFGALRERKLRSGLTILMVVIGVALMTSLNGLGAGMDNYIDDQLGNLGANILIIIPSQAGAEFGQSQGKPTIKLTSQTVKTIERIRGVEHVAPFYQGVVNMKSCGEEMSVTIRGIDMNKEKYIVPQAELESGSLVSTTDSVGMVLGYYVANPSDLDVPFAKRGQTVIVEYTLVEIEGGIEKIVTKEKSFQIKGIWKEIGSQSMDTYAYLSPAAANQLLNKESIYDGIIAVTRHPDDNDAVEERIQKAYGKNVGIISPKALAETIKDVMEQFTSFIGAIALVSMLVGAVGIVTTLYTSVMERTREIGLLKAIGYSNTTILAIFLAESMAIGFLGAISGLIAGIGASYALIKVMIFQADMSPFFRTFDMINVFLLAFVLSIMAGLYPAWRASRLSPIVALRKE